The genomic DNA GGCAGGAATTGCGTGTCAGCCCATACCATAAATATTTTGGAGCCTATATCGAAGGCCAGTTGGTCTCATGTTGTGCTCTGACTCTTAGTCCCAATCTGGCACATGGTTCCCGGCCATATGGTCTGATTGAGAATGTGGTGACCCATGCAGCACATCGAAATCAAGGGTTTGCCAAAGCTGTGATTGAGAAAGCTCTTGATTTCTCCTGGTCAAGTGACTGCTACAAAGTAATGATCATGTCCAGCCTCAGCGACGAGGCGGCCCTTCGCCTGTGCAATTCTGCTGGCTTTGCGTCGAAAGAAATGCAGGCGTTTGTCGTCATGCATCCGAGTGAAGTTGCTATGCCAAGCTAGCATAGACATCTGCTCTTGTCGGGAGCCCAGCCAATTCTGACTTAGACGCCAGATCGAAGTCCATTTGGTATCCACAGACGGCACATTGCCCATGTGAAGCTATTGACAACGCCGGACGCAAACCCTCTCATTTGAACTTCATCTGGATATTCCTGGCAACGCCTACCGGTTGCGGTTCATGCTCGCAGGATTCTGTCAAAAAATCAATCCAAGCTTGCGCCAGACTGCTTGATTCGAGCGGCTTGAAGTCGCTGCTGAACGCCGAGGAATTCCCTGAATGCTTCAGGCGTCGAGGCTATGACGTCATAAGCAAATGGATCAAGATATCTACCGCGGAACTTTGGGTTGGTCAGAACCTGGCGCATGGCAGCGGATAGCTTTCTTCGCAACTCGATGGGTGTTCCCGCGGGGGCGGAGATACCAATGAAAAAAGTGCCGCCAATATCCTGCAGGCCCTGTTCGGCAAAAGTCGGAACATGGGGTATGGCTGCCATGCGTCGTTCGCCTGAGACAGCCAGGGCCTTCAAGCTTCCGTCATTTATATGCTGCTCAACCAACGCTATGGACAGCAGCGCAAGCTGCACCTGGCCTCCGATGATGTCTGGCATCAAGGCACTCGCTCCCTGGTAGGGAGCATGTACCAGCGAAACATCGTTGTTGCGCTCGAACGTGGCCATCGGCACATGCGTGATGCCACCGCGTCCGGACGATCCGTAGACCAATGTGCTTGGTCTCTTCTTAGCCAACGCTACCAGTTCACGTGCGTTGCTTACTGCCAAATTTTGAGTGGCTATCAACACCACGGGCACTGACACCAGCTGAGACACCGGGTCAAGATCTTGCTGGGCATCGTATGGCAGCTTCCTGTAGAGATG from Comamonas antarctica includes the following:
- a CDS encoding Bug family tripartite tricarboxylate transporter substrate binding protein, with amino-acid sequence MRNMFAGAIIFVAAIAACAQPQGGTIKLVVPYPPGGTVDALARAIAPCLNERLKQPVIVENRPGANEIIAATQVAKARPDGRTLLVATDAGLTMNPHLYRKLPYDAQQDLDPVSQLVSVPVVLIATQNLAVSNARELVALAKKRPSTLVYGSSGRGGITHVPMATFERNNDVSLVHAPYQGASALMPDIIGGQVQLALLSIALVEQHINDGSLKALAVSGERRMAAIPHVPTFAEQGLQDIGGTFFIGISAPAGTPIELRRKLSAAMRQVLTNPKFRGRYLDPFAYDVIASTPEAFREFLGVQQRLQAARIKQSGASLD
- a CDS encoding GNAT family N-acetyltransferase, whose product is MNVRELKASELKSLLALYQHLPPVEDPAPDLDTIEAIWQELRVSPYHKYFGAYIEGQLVSCCALTLSPNLAHGSRPYGLIENVVTHAAHRNQGFAKAVIEKALDFSWSSDCYKVMIMSSLSDEAALRLCNSAGFASKEMQAFVVMHPSEVAMPS